A stretch of the Kushneria konosiri genome encodes the following:
- a CDS encoding Mut7-C RNAse domain-containing protein: MGVQVLFHGCLDDFLPPDGRGQPATQRTSRRTSLKDLVESFGVPHTEVAALTLNDAPAAFETLIEPLESDHYLIRAWPAGLSGGLPGGHALQPPRPRPARFVLDVHLGRLARYLRLLGFDVCWRNDFEDEEIADTSSAQRRILLTRDRRLLYRRQIVHGYFVRATDPSQQIEEICQRFELHDEIDAFKRCARCNGLLMKVDKASVAHRLKARTLDYYDDFYRCNKCRHVYWQGSHFARMSDWVEALKQTAIEG, encoded by the coding sequence ATGGGTGTACAGGTACTGTTCCACGGCTGTCTCGATGACTTTCTGCCACCTGACGGACGAGGGCAGCCGGCCACGCAACGCACCTCAAGGCGCACATCGCTCAAGGATCTGGTGGAGTCGTTCGGCGTGCCGCATACCGAAGTCGCCGCGCTGACCCTCAATGATGCCCCGGCCGCGTTCGAGACGCTGATCGAGCCGCTGGAAAGTGATCATTATCTGATCAGGGCCTGGCCGGCCGGTTTGTCTGGCGGATTGCCGGGTGGACATGCCCTGCAGCCGCCGCGTCCGCGTCCGGCCCGGTTTGTGCTCGATGTTCATCTGGGCCGATTGGCGCGCTATCTGCGGCTACTGGGATTTGATGTGTGCTGGCGCAACGATTTCGAGGATGAGGAGATTGCCGATACGTCGTCGGCACAACGGCGCATTCTGCTCACCCGCGATAGGCGCCTGTTGTATCGCCGCCAGATCGTGCATGGCTATTTCGTGCGCGCCACCGATCCGTCACAACAAATCGAAGAGATCTGCCAGCGTTTTGAGCTGCATGACGAGATTGATGCCTTCAAGCGCTGCGCGCGCTGTAACGGTCTTTTGATGAAGGTAGACAAGGCCTCGGTGGCTCATCGGCTAAAAGCGCGCACGCTCGATTATTATGACGATTTCTACCGATGCAACAAATGCCGCCATGTCTATTGGCAGGGCAGCCATTTTGCACGCATGTCTGACTGGGTCGAGGCCCTCAAACAGACTGCCATCGAAGGTTAG
- a CDS encoding YchJ family protein — protein MTPDFICPCCSGHDYDHCCGPLHREQEIAATPEALMRSRYSAFALGGLGDYLFKTWAENAPGRPPQDAAMLNVRTVDWQRLEIVQTSTHGAQGMVEFKAWYFEDGQEQVLHERSRFRRSAGLWRYVDGVIDPPAMARAGRNDPCPCGSGRKYKKCCAER, from the coding sequence ATGACCCCTGATTTCATTTGTCCCTGCTGCAGCGGGCATGACTATGACCACTGCTGCGGCCCACTTCACCGAGAACAGGAAATCGCGGCCACCCCCGAAGCCCTCATGCGCTCTCGTTACAGCGCTTTCGCCCTCGGCGGGCTAGGAGATTATCTGTTTAAAACCTGGGCGGAGAATGCCCCGGGACGACCGCCACAGGACGCTGCCATGCTCAATGTGCGTACCGTCGACTGGCAGCGTCTGGAGATCGTGCAGACAAGTACGCACGGTGCCCAGGGCATGGTGGAATTCAAGGCATGGTATTTCGAAGACGGCCAGGAACAGGTACTGCACGAGCGCTCTCGGTTTCGTCGCAGTGCCGGGCTCTGGCGCTATGTCGATGGCGTCATTGACCCACCCGCCATGGCTCGTGCCGGTCGTAATGACCCCTGTCCATGTGGCAGCGGCAGGAAATACAAGAAGTGCTGTGCCGAGCGATAG
- a CDS encoding cobalt-precorrin-5B (C(1))-methyltransferase, translated as MTQERAPLKRGWTTGCCATAAARAAYAALLCGEFPDPVAITLPRGQTPSFALAVHEHGDGWAMAGIIKDAGDDPDATHGVLVRATVRPLKAGSGLVFKAGPGVGTVTRPGLPIPPGEPAINPVPRRMIRQALEAVAHEAPGHHQVDLEVTIAIDDGERIALDTLNGRLGIVGGLSILGTTGIVIPFSCSAWIHSIHRGIDVARARGLPHIAGSTGSTSETAVQAHYGLEESALIEMGDFVGGMLKYLRKHPVPRVTIAGGIAKMAKLGQGMLDVHSKRGVIDLERLARLTRETGGDNDLFERIAGANSGLEAFELASDAGIALGDRLAESALNCAAQVIQHSGIELDVMVFDRQGQCVGHSSLQDC; from the coding sequence ATGACCCAGGAACGCGCTCCTCTTAAACGTGGCTGGACCACCGGATGCTGCGCGACCGCCGCGGCGCGTGCGGCCTATGCCGCACTGCTGTGCGGCGAATTCCCCGACCCGGTGGCCATTACCCTTCCGAGGGGACAGACGCCCTCCTTTGCGCTGGCCGTTCACGAGCACGGCGATGGCTGGGCCATGGCAGGCATCATCAAGGACGCCGGCGATGACCCGGACGCCACGCACGGAGTGCTGGTGCGTGCAACGGTTCGACCACTCAAGGCCGGCTCGGGCCTGGTGTTCAAGGCCGGTCCCGGCGTGGGCACCGTGACCCGACCAGGGCTGCCGATCCCGCCCGGAGAGCCCGCAATCAACCCGGTCCCACGCCGCATGATTCGTCAGGCGCTTGAAGCGGTTGCCCACGAGGCGCCCGGCCACCACCAGGTGGATCTGGAAGTGACCATCGCCATCGATGATGGTGAGCGCATCGCACTGGATACCCTCAATGGACGACTGGGCATCGTCGGCGGCCTCTCGATACTGGGCACGACCGGTATCGTGATTCCATTTTCCTGCTCGGCCTGGATTCACTCCATCCACCGCGGCATCGACGTCGCTCGTGCTCGCGGCCTGCCCCACATTGCCGGCTCCACCGGCTCGACCTCGGAAACCGCCGTGCAGGCCCATTACGGCCTGGAAGAAAGTGCACTGATCGAAATGGGCGACTTTGTCGGCGGCATGCTCAAGTATCTGCGCAAGCATCCGGTCCCCAGAGTCACCATTGCCGGCGGTATCGCCAAGATGGCCAAGCTCGGCCAGGGGATGCTGGATGTGCACTCAAAGCGCGGCGTCATCGACCTTGAACGGCTGGCGCGTCTGACGCGCGAGACCGGCGGCGATAATGATCTGTTTGAACGTATTGCGGGTGCCAATTCGGGGCTGGAGGCGTTTGAACTGGCAAGTGATGCCGGCATCGCGCTGGGCGACAGGCTGGCAGAAAGCGCCCTGAACTGCGCGGCACAGGTTATTCAACACAGCGGTATAGAGCTTGATGTCATGGTGTTTGACCGCCAGGGGCAATG
- a CDS encoding Nramp family divalent metal transporter yields the protein MSARPDQPASLLGTDIVPGSISVPRGGSAFRRFLAFLGPGAMVSVGYIDPGNWATSLEGGSRFGYTLLCVILLSNLMAVLLQSLCARLGIASGRDLAQCCREHYSKPVSVALWALCELAIIATDLAEVIGTAVALKLLFGIPLAWGAAITIVDTVVLLMLMRRGFRWLEAFVMSLMAMIFGCFVIELALAQPSLAGIADGFLSPDPAIVTNPQMLYIAIGIIGATVMPHNLYLHSALVKTRDFEQHEHGKREALRFATLDSTISLSLALFVNAGILILAAAVFHSAGKTVVEIEEAYGLLSPLLGAGIAATLFGVALLASGLNSTVTATLAGQIVMEGFLHFRMKPWLRRLITRGLAILPVLYVTQVYGDQGVGRLLVLSQVVLSLQLPFAIIPLIRFVSRRDWMGALAIGWKIKTLTWAIASLILVLNVRLIMEVFQGL from the coding sequence ATGAGCGCAAGACCCGACCAGCCGGCGTCGCTGCTGGGTACCGATATCGTGCCAGGCAGCATCAGTGTTCCACGAGGTGGCAGTGCCTTTCGACGTTTTCTGGCCTTTCTGGGGCCGGGCGCCATGGTCTCGGTGGGCTATATCGATCCGGGCAACTGGGCGACCTCGCTGGAGGGGGGCTCACGCTTTGGCTATACGCTTTTGTGCGTCATCCTGCTGTCCAACCTGATGGCGGTACTCTTGCAATCACTGTGCGCACGTCTTGGGATCGCCAGTGGGCGCGATCTGGCGCAGTGCTGTCGCGAGCATTATTCAAAACCGGTCAGCGTCGCGCTCTGGGCACTGTGTGAACTGGCCATCATCGCCACGGATCTGGCCGAGGTCATCGGTACCGCCGTGGCACTCAAGCTTCTCTTCGGGATTCCGCTGGCCTGGGGCGCGGCAATCACCATCGTGGATACGGTGGTGCTCCTGATGCTGATGCGACGCGGTTTCCGCTGGCTTGAAGCCTTCGTGATGTCGCTGATGGCGATGATCTTCGGCTGCTTTGTGATCGAACTTGCGCTGGCACAGCCCTCGCTTGCCGGCATTGCCGATGGTTTTCTGAGTCCTGACCCTGCGATCGTGACCAACCCTCAGATGCTCTACATTGCCATTGGCATCATCGGGGCCACCGTCATGCCGCATAACCTGTATCTGCATTCGGCGCTGGTCAAGACCCGGGATTTCGAACAACACGAGCACGGCAAGCGTGAAGCGCTGCGCTTTGCCACGCTCGACAGCACGATTTCCCTGTCGCTGGCGCTGTTCGTCAACGCCGGCATCCTGATTCTGGCCGCTGCGGTCTTTCACAGTGCCGGTAAAACGGTGGTCGAGATCGAGGAAGCCTACGGGCTCTTGAGCCCTTTGCTGGGCGCAGGGATTGCCGCCACGCTGTTTGGGGTGGCACTGCTGGCTTCGGGGCTCAATTCAACCGTGACGGCCACGCTTGCCGGCCAGATCGTGATGGAAGGGTTTTTGCACTTTCGCATGAAACCCTGGTTGCGACGTTTGATTACCCGAGGGCTGGCGATTCTGCCGGTGCTGTATGTGACCCAGGTCTATGGTGACCAGGGCGTGGGGCGGCTGCTGGTGTTGAGTCAGGTCGTGCTGTCGCTACAGCTGCCGTTTGCCATCATTCCGCTGATTCGCTTTGTCTCACGGCGTGACTGGATGGGCGCGCTGGCAATTGGCTGGAAGATCAAAACGCTCACCTGGGCCATCGCGAGTCTGATTCTGGTGCTTAATGTTCGGCTGATCATGGAAGTCTTTCAGGGGCTTTAG
- a CDS encoding SMP-30/gluconolactonase/LRE family protein, with product MSRWLQHVSRSLCTGLLMAGMGTGSALASTGDSAEVVAETPGFTDLVDQNADIERLYDGGIWSEGPLALPDGSVIWSDIKNNRVMIWREGEEVREWLRPAQFHNGHTLDHEGRILAASHGKRAVERQNEDGRWEVLVDLDGEQKLNSPNDLVVDARGRIWFTDPTFGIDQPEEGYGGTPMTGGEYVYRFDPKSSELTRLSTPEVKTPNGLAFAPGETTLYIADSEQGHDREDDSLNHHIVAYDVSDDGTLSNERVFAEISPGVPDGLKVDEQGNVWTSSDSGLQVFNPEGKRLGRVDLPERTANLAFAEHDGQHYLFVTATTSLYRIPIKVGEAQTPRK from the coding sequence ATGTCCCGCTGGCTTCAACATGTTTCGCGCTCATTGTGCACCGGTCTTTTGATGGCCGGCATGGGCACCGGCAGTGCGCTGGCCTCCACAGGTGATTCCGCCGAGGTCGTTGCGGAAACGCCCGGCTTTACCGACCTGGTGGATCAAAATGCCGATATCGAACGACTCTACGATGGCGGCATATGGAGTGAAGGCCCCCTGGCACTACCCGACGGCAGCGTGATCTGGAGTGATATCAAGAACAACCGCGTGATGATCTGGCGCGAGGGAGAAGAGGTCCGTGAATGGCTGCGACCGGCACAGTTTCACAACGGCCATACGCTGGATCATGAAGGCCGAATACTGGCCGCCTCCCACGGCAAGCGCGCCGTGGAACGACAAAACGAGGACGGTCGATGGGAAGTGCTGGTCGATCTTGACGGTGAGCAAAAACTCAACAGCCCCAACGACCTGGTGGTCGATGCCCGCGGGCGCATCTGGTTCACCGACCCCACCTTCGGTATCGACCAGCCCGAGGAGGGCTACGGGGGCACACCCATGACCGGTGGCGAGTACGTTTATCGCTTTGATCCGAAAAGCAGTGAACTGACCCGGCTGTCCACGCCTGAGGTCAAGACCCCCAACGGTCTGGCCTTTGCACCGGGTGAAACCACCCTTTATATCGCCGACTCCGAGCAGGGCCACGACCGGGAGGACGACAGTCTCAACCATCATATCGTGGCCTACGATGTGAGCGATGACGGCACGCTGTCCAATGAACGTGTGTTCGCCGAGATCTCACCGGGTGTACCGGACGGCCTCAAGGTCGATGAGCAGGGCAACGTCTGGACCAGCAGCGACAGCGGGCTGCAGGTCTTCAATCCTGAAGGCAAGCGTCTGGGCCGCGTTGATCTGCCCGAGCGCACCGCCAATCTGGCCTTTGCCGAACACGACGGGCAGCACTACCTCTTCGTGACTGCGACCACCAGCCTCTACCGCATCCCGATCAAGGTGGGCGAGGCGCAAACGCCGCGCAAGTAA
- a CDS encoding DUF1206 domain-containing protein: MDHPRGNTQRLVTIAARCGYTAKGMIYITIGWLSMMAVLGMGGSNGGSSAAINKLATQPFGSVLITLLAIGLFGYTAWRLVQAIFDAEQKGRGWKGILTRLGYALSGLIYAGIAINCVELLLDSGGSSGSTASHTREIMSHPGGIVAIFLIGLGFLGVGLRQIWRGWQHSYEKNWHLNEMTRMQRLIAANVSRVGLIARGVVFMIVALFLCLAAINTDPSDARGLGGALAAVAEQPFGPWLLGLVAMGLMAYGSYCLVNARFRNVDA; the protein is encoded by the coding sequence TTGGACCATCCCAGAGGCAATACCCAGCGTCTTGTGACCATTGCAGCCCGATGTGGCTACACGGCCAAGGGCATGATCTATATCACCATCGGCTGGCTCTCCATGATGGCGGTACTGGGGATGGGGGGGAGTAATGGAGGCTCCTCGGCCGCCATCAACAAACTGGCCACCCAGCCCTTTGGAAGCGTGCTCATCACCCTGCTGGCGATCGGGCTGTTTGGTTATACCGCCTGGCGCCTGGTGCAGGCCATTTTTGACGCCGAACAAAAGGGCCGTGGCTGGAAGGGCATTCTGACCCGACTGGGCTATGCGTTGAGCGGATTGATCTATGCCGGCATCGCCATCAATTGTGTTGAACTGCTGCTCGACAGCGGCGGCAGTTCAGGTTCGACCGCAAGCCATACCCGCGAGATCATGTCTCATCCCGGCGGTATTGTGGCGATCTTTCTGATCGGACTCGGCTTTCTTGGCGTCGGGCTTCGCCAGATCTGGCGAGGCTGGCAACACAGCTATGAAAAGAACTGGCATCTCAACGAGATGACCCGAATGCAGCGCCTGATTGCGGCCAACGTGTCGCGGGTCGGGCTGATCGCACGCGGTGTCGTGTTCATGATCGTGGCGCTTTTTCTATGCCTTGCCGCCATCAATACCGACCCCTCCGATGCGCGCGGGCTGGGGGGCGCTCTGGCGGCCGTGGCCGAACAGCCCTTCGGCCCCTGGCTGCTCGGACTGGTCGCCATGGGGCTGATGGCCTACGGCAGTTACTGCCTGGTCAACGCTCGTTTTCGCAATGTGGATGCCTGA
- a CDS encoding carboxypeptidase M32 encodes MTDTTYQQLEGRFTRLHRYAHLGAMAGWDQLTMMPTGGNEARAEAMAELSVLMHETLTAPETRRLLAAVEPSSLNEAQQANLREIRREVDDATIMPPSLVEAQSLAGARCEKVWRTCRPNNDWEGFLPTFREVVRLSREEARIRAEAAGCSRYEALLQKFEPGLTLEALDNIFNDLRQWLPGLLSEAVERQRGQDPVLPRGPFGEADQRRLGERVMRWLGFDFEHGRLDVSLHPFCGGVPDDVRLTTRYRSDECLTALMGIIHETGHARYEQNLPEAWRRQPAGRARSMAVHESQSLSFEMQLGRSAAFVRQLRPWLIEALGDQPAFDADNLVRLSQQVRPGLIRVDADEVSYPAHILLRYDIERALIEGEIEVEDIPARWDEAMQHLLGLDTRGNYRDGCLQDIHWTDGSFGYFPTYSLGAMLAAQLMAAARRAEPQLDARIAEGDPSLLLEWLRTHIWQQGSLLETPELITRATGEALNPEYYRRHLRARYLEG; translated from the coding sequence ATGACCGATACGACCTATCAGCAGCTTGAGGGCCGTTTCACTCGGCTGCACCGCTACGCGCATCTGGGCGCGATGGCCGGCTGGGATCAACTGACCATGATGCCCACCGGGGGCAATGAGGCCCGCGCCGAAGCGATGGCGGAGCTGAGCGTGTTGATGCATGAAACGCTGACTGCGCCGGAGACCCGTCGGCTGCTTGCAGCCGTCGAGCCCTCATCGCTGAATGAGGCGCAGCAGGCCAATCTGCGTGAAATCCGGCGTGAAGTGGACGACGCCACCATCATGCCGCCATCACTGGTTGAGGCGCAGTCGCTGGCCGGGGCCCGCTGTGAAAAGGTCTGGCGAACCTGTCGACCCAACAATGACTGGGAAGGTTTTTTGCCCACGTTTCGGGAGGTGGTACGCCTTTCTCGCGAGGAGGCACGTATCCGCGCCGAAGCGGCAGGCTGCAGTCGCTACGAGGCGCTGCTGCAGAAATTCGAGCCGGGTCTGACGCTTGAGGCACTGGATAACATTTTCAACGATCTGCGCCAGTGGTTGCCGGGGTTGCTGAGTGAGGCCGTCGAGCGTCAACGCGGGCAGGATCCCGTTCTTCCTCGGGGGCCCTTTGGAGAGGCTGATCAGCGCCGTTTGGGCGAGCGTGTCATGCGCTGGCTGGGGTTTGATTTCGAGCATGGTCGACTGGATGTCAGTCTGCATCCCTTCTGTGGCGGCGTGCCGGATGATGTTCGCCTGACCACCCGCTATCGCAGCGATGAATGCCTGACAGCGCTGATGGGCATCATTCACGAGACCGGACATGCCCGCTATGAGCAGAACCTTCCCGAGGCATGGCGTCGTCAGCCGGCCGGCCGTGCCCGCTCGATGGCGGTACATGAATCCCAGAGTCTCAGCTTCGAGATGCAGCTTGGGCGCAGCGCGGCGTTTGTTCGACAGCTCAGGCCGTGGCTGATCGAGGCGCTGGGTGATCAGCCGGCGTTTGACGCAGACAATCTGGTTCGCCTGTCACAGCAGGTCAGGCCCGGCCTGATCCGGGTGGATGCCGACGAGGTCAGCTACCCGGCGCACATTCTGCTGCGCTATGACATCGAGCGCGCCCTGATCGAGGGCGAGATCGAAGTCGAGGACATTCCGGCACGCTGGGATGAGGCCATGCAGCACCTGCTGGGGCTGGATACCCGTGGCAACTACCGCGATGGCTGTCTGCAGGATATTCACTGGACCGACGGCTCGTTTGGCTATTTCCCCACCTATAGCCTCGGCGCCATGCTGGCTGCTCAGCTGATGGCGGCAGCGCGCCGCGCCGAACCGCAGCTCGATGCACGCATCGCCGAGGGTGACCCGAGTCTGCTGCTTGAATGGCTCAGGACCCATATCTGGCAGCAGGGCAGTCTGCTCGAAACGCCTGAGCTGATTACGCGCGCGACCGGGGAGGCGCTCAATCCCGAGTACTACCGTCGTCATCTGCGCGCGCGCTACCTGGAGGGCTGA
- a CDS encoding bifunctional diaminohydroxyphosphoribosylaminopyrimidine deaminase/5-amino-6-(5-phosphoribosylamino)uracil reductase RibD, with product MKTLDSSAFFMRQALAASRLALPHCLPNPPVGCVLVSRGTIVARGHTQPPGHCHAEAHALSQLATASDLEAFVTLEPCSFHGRTPSCAQALIDFGIRRVNVAMIDPHPLNQGRGIEMMRRAGIEVRIGIEQALVARFISPHLDIDPRYQSLKCCQEFS from the coding sequence ATGAAGACGCTCGACTCGTCTGCCTTTTTCATGCGCCAGGCGCTGGCCGCATCACGTCTGGCGCTGCCGCACTGCCTGCCCAATCCACCCGTGGGATGTGTGCTGGTGAGTCGCGGCACCATCGTGGCCCGGGGCCATACCCAGCCGCCGGGTCATTGTCATGCCGAAGCGCATGCCCTGTCGCAGCTTGCAACGGCCAGCGATCTCGAGGCCTTTGTGACGCTGGAGCCGTGTTCCTTTCACGGGCGCACGCCCTCCTGCGCGCAGGCGCTGATTGACTTCGGCATTCGGCGTGTCAATGTCGCCATGATTGATCCGCACCCGCTCAACCAGGGGCGCGGCATCGAGATGATGCGTCGTGCAGGCATCGAGGTACGGATCGGTATCGAACAGGCGCTGGTGGCTCGCTTTATCAGTCCCCATCTGGATATCGATCCGCGCTACCAATCGTTGAAATGCTGCCAGGAGTTCTCATGA
- a CDS encoding glutathione S-transferase family protein: MTSVLLHHFDPSPFSEKVRLLLGHCDLAWGSVRIPRMMPKPHFTALTGGYRKTPALQMGRDIYCDTALIVRVIERLSGKSTLVPPGQAASVRALEEMGDRLFLAAIPILFRPEGRAVLVDQLGEEGLARFQADRAELFSGGNVSRPDDQFSRAVWTSTLEMLDAQLARQPFVLGEHPTLADFSLYHPIWYVRNNPGVRGITQDYPHLMAWFERLGAIGHGRRHDASEAQAHEIAAACDHWQPLADEFDDSLNMAPGDEVTVGAVDYGVDRVHGRLVHISREALTLEREATFEGRVLGPVRLHFPRDGFTLSPASSF, from the coding sequence ATGACATCCGTACTGCTTCATCATTTCGATCCCTCACCGTTTTCCGAGAAAGTACGCCTGCTGCTGGGGCATTGCGATCTGGCGTGGGGCTCGGTGCGTATCCCCCGCATGATGCCCAAGCCGCATTTCACGGCGCTGACCGGCGGCTACCGCAAGACGCCGGCGCTGCAGATGGGTCGCGATATCTACTGCGACACCGCACTGATCGTGCGTGTCATCGAGCGGCTGTCAGGGAAGTCCACGCTGGTACCGCCGGGTCAGGCGGCCAGTGTCAGGGCGCTGGAGGAAATGGGAGATCGTCTCTTTCTGGCGGCCATTCCGATTCTCTTTCGTCCCGAAGGGCGGGCGGTGCTGGTAGATCAGCTCGGCGAGGAGGGACTGGCGCGTTTCCAGGCCGATCGCGCCGAGCTCTTCAGCGGCGGCAATGTCTCAAGGCCCGATGATCAGTTCTCGCGCGCCGTCTGGACATCGACGCTTGAAATGCTTGATGCCCAGCTGGCCCGTCAGCCGTTCGTGCTGGGTGAGCATCCGACGCTGGCTGACTTCTCGCTCTATCATCCAATCTGGTATGTGAGAAATAACCCCGGCGTGCGTGGCATCACGCAGGACTATCCCCATCTGATGGCCTGGTTTGAGCGCCTTGGCGCCATCGGCCACGGCAGGCGTCACGACGCAAGCGAGGCTCAGGCGCACGAGATTGCTGCCGCCTGCGATCACTGGCAGCCGCTGGCAGACGAGTTTGATGACAGCCTCAACATGGCCCCGGGCGATGAAGTGACCGTTGGTGCCGTGGATTACGGCGTTGACCGCGTTCATGGCCGGCTGGTGCATATCAGTCGAGAGGCGCTCACGCTCGAGCGTGAGGCCACGTTCGAGGGTCGCGTCTTGGGGCCTGTACGCCTCCATTTTCCACGTGATGGCTTTACCCTGAGCCCGGCATCGTCTTTTTGA
- the ribB gene encoding 3,4-dihydroxy-2-butanone-4-phosphate synthase, with the protein MSRNIENDGSLSEAARSRVQQALDSLARGHGVVVTDDPDRENEGDLIFAATTLEDHQMAQMIRFGSGIVCLCLTGDHADRLELPPMVVNNESPYSTGFTVTIEAREGVTTGVSAYDRTVTVRAAVADNARADDLVRPGHIFPLRARDGGVLTRRGHTEATIDLVRLSGHGASGVLCELMNDDGTMMRGEALEAFARERDYPMVSIAELVTWREQHDPVQAYDVAAFASM; encoded by the coding sequence ATGTCCCGCAATATTGAAAATGATGGTTCCCTTTCTGAAGCCGCACGCTCGCGTGTCCAGCAGGCACTCGATAGTCTGGCCCGTGGTCATGGCGTGGTGGTCACCGATGATCCCGATCGGGAAAACGAAGGCGACCTGATCTTTGCCGCCACCACACTGGAAGATCATCAGATGGCCCAGATGATCCGTTTTGGCAGTGGCATCGTCTGTCTGTGTCTCACCGGTGATCATGCCGACCGGCTGGAATTGCCGCCGATGGTGGTCAACAATGAAAGCCCCTATTCGACCGGTTTTACCGTCACCATCGAGGCCCGAGAGGGTGTGACCACCGGCGTCAGCGCCTACGACCGTACCGTTACCGTTCGGGCAGCGGTAGCGGATAACGCTCGGGCCGATGATCTCGTTCGCCCGGGGCATATTTTTCCGCTGCGTGCCCGTGACGGTGGTGTGCTGACGCGCCGTGGCCATACCGAAGCCACGATCGATCTGGTGCGTCTGTCCGGTCATGGCGCCTCAGGTGTGCTCTGCGAGCTGATGAACGATGACGGCACCATGATGCGTGGCGAGGCGCTGGAAGCCTTCGCGCGCGAGCGGGACTATCCGATGGTCTCGATCGCCGAGCTGGTGACCTGGCGCGAGCAGCATGATCCGGTTCAAGCCTATGATGTGGCCGCGTTTGCCTCGATGTAG